A window of the Corallococcus soli genome harbors these coding sequences:
- a CDS encoding DUF1775 domain-containing protein, whose protein sequence is MKLPLGPLCAVAGSLFSTAAFAHAAVAGPTPPYAGVSFDADFTVSHGCDGADTYRVKVMIPEGVTGVRPVDSTFGKAEVEKDGTGRVTAVTWTRNGDVRAADTHYFHLGLRAKLPAKPFTTVFFPTEQTCRTPAGVETTVAWTDTSGGGHHHDPDAGTTASDNPPRRCSCCPRGFRVGTNTRWRSTCMT, encoded by the coding sequence ATGAAGCTTCCCCTGGGTCCACTGTGTGCTGTCGCGGGTTCGCTCTTCTCCACCGCTGCCTTCGCGCATGCGGCGGTCGCGGGCCCCACGCCTCCGTACGCGGGCGTTTCCTTCGATGCCGACTTCACCGTGAGCCACGGGTGTGATGGCGCGGACACCTACCGGGTGAAGGTGATGATTCCGGAGGGCGTTACGGGCGTGCGCCCGGTGGACTCCACGTTCGGCAAGGCGGAGGTGGAGAAGGATGGGACGGGTCGGGTGACGGCGGTGACGTGGACCCGGAATGGTGACGTGAGGGCGGCGGACACGCACTACTTCCACCTGGGCCTGCGCGCGAAGCTGCCCGCGAAGCCCTTCACCACGGTGTTCTTCCCTACCGAGCAGACGTGCCGTACGCCCGCAGGCGTGGAGACGACGGTGGCGTGGACGGACACGAGCGGCGGCGGACACCACCACGACCCGGACGCGGGGACGACCGCCTCGGACAACCCGCCCCGTCGTTGTTCCTGCTGCCCACGCGGCTTCCGGGTTGGAACCAATACACGGTGGAGGAGCACGTGCATGACCTGA
- a CDS encoding DUF5953 family protein produces the protein MTASNRLVLTVYAPALRGSEGRMLAAIQGMERALPGLRMEWEISRQGTPIALPQRDAWFAESEARGRFPLVCNGDERYPVTIGGLTTPSGQSPGGQPLLDVQAELPLDAAVIAAAAEMLVQVAEGVQALWGHMTPAAMMQDIADQTGPKSYGPGKPPRGLPALKFPEAIPAPEVPRCLGWLNYWSDAAARAIGFPDPARDAELLARSRRTATGGWVVRLTEEPMDLDEAAHLDTLLRTYERFPEIGGRSVP, from the coding sequence ATGACCGCTTCAAATCGTCTCGTCCTGACCGTCTACGCCCCGGCGCTCAGGGGCAGCGAAGGCCGCATGCTCGCGGCCATCCAAGGAATGGAAAGGGCTCTCCCGGGTCTGCGCATGGAATGGGAAATCTCCAGACAAGGGACGCCAATTGCGTTGCCGCAGCGTGATGCGTGGTTTGCTGAGTCAGAGGCCCGCGGGAGGTTCCCGCTCGTCTGCAATGGTGATGAGCGATATCCGGTCACGATTGGCGGATTGACTACACCCTCGGGTCAGTCTCCGGGCGGCCAGCCCCTGCTGGATGTCCAGGCGGAGTTGCCGCTCGACGCGGCCGTCATCGCGGCAGCAGCGGAGATGTTGGTGCAGGTCGCGGAAGGCGTTCAGGCCCTGTGGGGCCACATGACTCCAGCCGCCATGATGCAGGACATCGCGGACCAAACAGGCCCGAAGTCGTATGGGCCTGGAAAGCCGCCACGCGGGCTGCCCGCGCTCAAGTTTCCAGAGGCCATCCCCGCGCCGGAGGTTCCACGGTGCCTGGGGTGGCTGAACTACTGGTCGGACGCTGCCGCACGAGCCATTGGCTTTCCGGACCCGGCACGTGACGCGGAACTGCTTGCGCGCTCGCGGCGTACCGCGACAGGTGGATGGGTGGTTCGGCTCACGGAGGAGCCCATGGACCTGGACGAAGCCGCCCACCTGGACACGCTTCTGAGGACCTATGAGCGCTTCCCGGAGATCGGCGGACGCTCCGTGCCTTGA
- a CDS encoding DUF6310 domain-containing protein: MHPRTCFMLLLVLSACATSTPDRRASAAWNARVANLQRASKLPWRDGGRCVVQEAAQPWSVVVERCFGALDHDRIRFHDPTGRCTVASMGAATLGLGEIKTDQFDTYSAFLRSQVVEDQVEELKEEREIARACGYGFVVGVSSEAHKAALKQRDPSLEVVVTGCRR, translated from the coding sequence ATGCATCCCCGCACCTGTTTCATGCTCCTGCTCGTCCTCTCGGCTTGCGCTACGTCGACACCGGACCGAAGAGCGAGCGCGGCCTGGAATGCAAGGGTCGCCAACCTCCAGAGAGCGTCGAAGTTGCCCTGGCGTGATGGGGGCCGGTGCGTCGTCCAGGAGGCCGCCCAGCCCTGGTCCGTGGTGGTGGAACGTTGCTTCGGGGCTCTCGACCATGACCGGATCCGGTTTCACGACCCGACGGGAAGATGCACGGTCGCCTCCATGGGTGCGGCGACCTTGGGACTTGGGGAGATCAAGACCGACCAGTTTGACACGTACAGCGCTTTCCTCAGGAGCCAGGTGGTCGAGGATCAGGTGGAAGAACTCAAGGAAGAGCGCGAGATCGCGCGAGCCTGCGGATATGGATTTGTCGTCGGCGTGAGCAGCGAGGCGCACAAAGCCGCGTTGAAGCAACGAGATCCATCCCTTGAGGTCGTCGTCACGGGGTGCAGGCGATGA
- a CDS encoding DUSAM domain-containing protein has protein sequence MTARPNWDAIRGLSLRVLREGAPLVLTDDVRALLLHTADEVAIPGAAAALQSDDGALELLRECARRITDGSNRLVDALYRMHRLQDTGDWEGARQEMRDVLSVEVVPYYRETAQGQLDDMDDAP, from the coding sequence ATGACCGCCAGACCCAACTGGGACGCGATACGCGGCTTGTCGCTGCGCGTGCTGCGCGAGGGCGCCCCCCTCGTCCTCACCGACGATGTGCGCGCGCTCCTTCTCCACACCGCCGACGAGGTCGCAATCCCCGGCGCCGCTGCCGCACTCCAGTCCGATGACGGAGCCCTTGAGCTCCTCCGCGAGTGCGCCCGTCGCATCACGGACGGCTCAAACCGGCTCGTTGACGCCCTCTACCGAATGCACCGGCTTCAGGACACGGGCGACTGGGAGGGGGCTCGTCAGGAGATGCGCGACGTGCTCTCCGTCGAGGTCGTCCCCTATTACCGCGAGACGGCGCAGGGTCAGCTTGACGACATGGACGACGCGCCATGA
- a CDS encoding non-ribosomal peptide synthetase — protein sequence MRSGAPSGASPAPDPSFSTLVHLLRVRARDQADLRGFTFLQDGETDEEHLTYAALDRKARAIAAVLQARGAQGERALLLYPPGLDYIAGFFGCLYAGVIAVPIYPPDPLRLARTLPRLLSISQDAQATLVLTTDLIHGMGGLLFEQAPELRELHWLATDTLDAEVAEGWRDPGVTADTRGFLQYTSGSTSSPKGVVLTHGNLLHNSKLIHACFGHSPQSQGVIWLPPYHDMGLIGGILQPLYGGFPVTLFSPVDFLKRPLRWLEAISRFKATTSGGPNFAFDLCVRKSTPEERAKLDLSHWDLAFNGAEPLMPDTLRRFAEAFGPQGFRSEAIYPCYGLAEGTLIASGGDKRQLPVQRTVDADALKEHRVVATGPTNPAARTLVGAGRNLTDQRLIIAHPETGRPLASGQVGEIRVAGPSIAQGYWGRPEQTDVTFHQPLTGTDDATPFLRTGDLGFLDDGELFVTGRLKDLIIIRGRNHYPQDIERTVESSHPAIRPGCTAAFSIELEDEERLIIVTEVDRRAVETAGVDLESLAQGIRQAVAAGHDLQARGVVLLGPGAIPKTSSGKIQRFAARAEYVTDTLDALHASVLAAPASVTPELTGATSAAQREPDARRRNPRFAGEQSPSTRRAQVTEFLREQAAQVLRLPTALVDVEKPLHAYGVDSLMAVDFKSAVDAGLGLDLPLSDVLQGVPLTQLAETVSRLLSAPRLEPSAGPVTAYPSTEDAPLSGGQQALWFMHQLAPDSAAYHVPVAVRVRSAVDAKALRAAFEALVSRHPALRTTFVMAATGPVQRVHAGMPPDFAVTDATGWSDAQVLEHLSAEARRPFDLEQGPLLRVRLVSRAADDHALLIAMHHVVTDFWSLAVMAEELDALYPALRLGQQPTLAVPARTIADHARWQAELLAGPRGQALEKYWREQLSGALPVLDLATDRPRPPVQTFNGRVHTTRLDAGITAAVKSLARDHGATPAMVLQTAFQALLHRYTGQQDFTLGVVSAGRGRAELAGVTGYFVNPLVVRTRPSPSMSFTDYLAQTRQTMLGALEHQDYPFSALVDRLQPVRDQSRSPLFQVMFVYQRAARLDERGLTPFALDVPGARATVAGLPIESLVLSHGGAQFDLTLTLGEVEGELAASFEYNTDLFDAGTIERMGGHLRTLLAGIAAQPRRALSRLPLLSPEEQHQLLEGCRGPRVPLTDADMLPALFAAQVARTPDHVAVFFQDTRLTYRELEERSGQLAGWLRALGVKPGDVVGLCLERSVETLVSVLAVMATGACYVPIDPAYPAERAAFILSDTRAPVLLTQSWLQRTLPTGASARMLCVDLPLDGALAPELPAPVSADDLACLVYTSGSTGQPKGVMLEHGGLANLVRSFVESYAPSAEDRMLPLTSVASASFVGEILPLLCTGGALVLPTEEEILDQEKLFQLITRHTVTLVSTVPAVIAGLNARLEELPPLRLVLSGGEALVASDVEKLLTTTPVVNGYGLTETTVCTTYHRMTVADLQGHAWVPIGRPIINTDVYVLDAERNLLPVGAAGELYVGGRGLARGYWRRPELTSERFVTHPFQPGERLYRTGDRARWLPDGVLTFLSRADEQVKLRGFRIELGEVEAALRRHPAVRDAFLMAREDAPGDKRLVAYLVLSEPAPTHTDLGTFLAQALPPYMLPSAYVPLAALPLSPHGKVDPKALPAPEGARLESAVAYAPPQSAVERGVAAIWQSVLKVDRVGLHDNFFELGGNSLLIAQAHRRMREELGADLSLVDMFKFTTVSALAQQLANKGEDAGAASQKIKDEAERRRAAQVRRQQTRGRGR from the coding sequence ATGCGCAGCGGCGCGCCGTCCGGTGCTTCTCCCGCCCCCGACCCTTCGTTCTCCACGCTGGTGCACCTGCTGCGCGTCCGCGCCCGGGACCAGGCGGACCTCCGCGGCTTCACGTTCCTGCAGGACGGGGAGACGGACGAGGAGCACCTGACGTACGCGGCGCTGGACCGGAAGGCGCGGGCCATCGCGGCGGTGCTCCAGGCGCGCGGCGCCCAGGGTGAGCGCGCGCTGCTGCTGTATCCGCCCGGGCTGGACTACATCGCCGGGTTCTTCGGCTGTCTGTACGCGGGCGTCATCGCGGTGCCCATCTACCCGCCGGACCCGCTGCGGCTGGCGCGCACGCTGCCGCGCCTGCTGTCCATCAGCCAGGACGCGCAGGCCACCCTCGTGCTCACCACCGACCTCATCCACGGCATGGGGGGGCTGCTCTTCGAACAGGCGCCGGAGCTGCGCGAGCTGCACTGGCTGGCCACCGACACGCTGGACGCGGAGGTCGCCGAAGGCTGGCGGGACCCGGGCGTGACCGCCGACACGCGGGGGTTCCTCCAGTACACCTCCGGCTCCACGTCGTCGCCCAAGGGCGTCGTGCTCACGCACGGCAACCTGCTGCACAACTCGAAGCTCATCCATGCGTGCTTCGGGCACTCCCCCCAGAGCCAGGGCGTCATCTGGCTGCCGCCGTACCACGACATGGGCCTCATCGGCGGCATCCTCCAGCCGCTGTACGGGGGCTTCCCGGTGACGCTGTTCTCGCCGGTGGACTTCCTCAAGCGCCCCCTGCGCTGGCTGGAGGCCATCTCCCGCTTCAAGGCCACGACGAGCGGCGGGCCCAACTTCGCGTTCGACCTGTGCGTGCGCAAGTCCACGCCCGAGGAGCGCGCGAAGCTGGACCTGAGCCACTGGGACCTCGCGTTCAATGGCGCGGAGCCCCTCATGCCGGACACGCTCCGGCGCTTCGCGGAGGCCTTCGGTCCCCAGGGGTTCCGCTCGGAGGCCATCTACCCGTGCTACGGCCTGGCCGAGGGCACGCTCATCGCCTCCGGCGGTGACAAGCGCCAGTTGCCCGTACAGCGCACCGTGGACGCGGACGCGCTGAAGGAGCACCGCGTGGTGGCCACCGGGCCCACGAACCCGGCCGCCCGGACGCTGGTGGGCGCCGGCCGGAACCTCACCGACCAGAGGCTGATCATCGCGCACCCGGAGACGGGCCGGCCGCTGGCGTCGGGACAGGTGGGGGAGATCCGCGTCGCCGGGCCCAGCATCGCCCAGGGCTACTGGGGCCGCCCGGAGCAGACGGACGTCACGTTCCATCAGCCGCTCACCGGCACCGACGACGCGACGCCCTTCCTGCGCACGGGCGACCTGGGCTTCCTGGACGACGGCGAGCTGTTCGTCACCGGGCGCCTGAAGGACCTGATCATCATCCGCGGGCGCAACCACTACCCGCAGGACATCGAGCGCACGGTGGAGTCCAGCCACCCCGCCATCCGTCCGGGCTGCACCGCGGCGTTCTCCATCGAGTTGGAGGACGAGGAGCGCCTCATCATCGTGACGGAGGTGGACCGCCGCGCGGTGGAGACGGCGGGCGTGGACCTGGAATCGCTGGCGCAGGGCATCCGTCAGGCCGTGGCTGCGGGGCACGACCTCCAGGCCCGGGGCGTCGTGCTGCTGGGGCCGGGCGCCATCCCCAAGACGTCCAGCGGGAAGATCCAGCGCTTCGCCGCCCGCGCGGAGTACGTCACGGACACGCTGGACGCGCTGCACGCGAGCGTCCTCGCCGCGCCCGCATCCGTGACGCCGGAGCTGACGGGAGCCACGTCCGCCGCGCAAAGGGAGCCCGACGCCCGCCGGAGGAACCCGAGGTTCGCGGGCGAGCAGTCCCCCTCCACCCGCCGCGCGCAGGTCACGGAGTTCCTCCGGGAGCAGGCGGCGCAGGTGCTGCGGCTGCCCACGGCGTTGGTGGACGTGGAGAAGCCGCTGCATGCCTATGGCGTGGACTCGCTGATGGCGGTGGACTTCAAGAGCGCCGTGGACGCGGGGCTGGGCCTGGACCTGCCGCTGTCGGACGTGCTCCAGGGCGTGCCGCTCACCCAGCTGGCGGAGACCGTGTCGCGGCTGCTGTCGGCGCCCCGCCTGGAGCCGTCCGCGGGCCCGGTGACCGCGTATCCCAGCACGGAGGATGCGCCCCTGTCCGGCGGCCAGCAGGCGCTGTGGTTCATGCACCAGCTCGCGCCGGACAGCGCCGCCTACCATGTCCCCGTCGCGGTGCGCGTGCGCTCGGCGGTGGACGCGAAGGCCCTGCGGGCCGCCTTTGAAGCGCTGGTGTCGCGGCACCCCGCCCTGCGCACCACGTTCGTCATGGCGGCCACGGGCCCCGTGCAGCGCGTGCACGCGGGCATGCCTCCGGACTTCGCCGTCACCGACGCGACGGGCTGGAGCGACGCACAGGTCCTGGAGCACCTGTCCGCCGAGGCCCGCCGCCCGTTCGACCTGGAGCAGGGGCCGCTGCTCAGGGTGCGCCTCGTGTCGCGCGCGGCGGACGACCACGCGCTGCTCATCGCCATGCACCACGTCGTCACCGACTTCTGGTCCCTGGCCGTGATGGCGGAGGAGCTGGACGCCCTCTACCCGGCGCTGCGGCTGGGGCAGCAGCCCACGCTCGCGGTGCCCGCGCGCACCATCGCGGACCATGCGCGCTGGCAGGCGGAGCTGCTCGCCGGGCCTCGCGGACAGGCGCTGGAGAAGTACTGGCGCGAGCAGCTCTCCGGGGCGCTGCCGGTGCTGGACCTGGCCACGGACCGCCCGCGTCCCCCGGTGCAGACCTTCAACGGCCGCGTCCACACCACGCGCCTGGACGCGGGCATCACGGCCGCGGTGAAGTCGCTGGCGCGCGACCACGGCGCCACGCCCGCCATGGTGCTCCAGACGGCCTTCCAGGCCCTGCTGCACCGCTACACCGGACAGCAGGACTTCACGCTGGGCGTGGTGAGCGCGGGCCGGGGGCGCGCGGAGCTGGCGGGCGTCACCGGCTACTTCGTCAACCCGCTGGTGGTGCGCACGCGGCCTTCCCCCTCCATGTCCTTCACGGACTACCTGGCCCAGACGCGCCAGACGATGCTGGGCGCGCTGGAGCACCAGGACTATCCGTTCAGCGCGCTGGTGGACCGGTTGCAGCCGGTGCGCGACCAGAGCCGCTCGCCGTTGTTCCAGGTGATGTTCGTCTACCAGCGCGCGGCCCGGCTGGATGAGCGCGGCCTCACGCCCTTCGCCCTGGACGTCCCGGGCGCGCGCGCCACCGTCGCGGGCCTGCCCATCGAATCGCTGGTGCTGTCGCACGGCGGCGCGCAGTTCGACCTCACGCTCACCCTGGGCGAGGTGGAGGGCGAGCTGGCCGCCTCCTTCGAATACAACACCGACCTCTTCGACGCCGGCACCATCGAGCGCATGGGCGGGCACCTGCGCACGCTGCTGGCCGGCATCGCCGCGCAGCCCCGCCGCGCCCTCTCCCGCCTGCCGCTGCTTTCCCCGGAGGAGCAGCACCAGCTGCTCGAAGGCTGTCGCGGCCCGCGCGTGCCCCTCACCGACGCGGACATGCTGCCCGCGCTGTTCGCGGCGCAGGTGGCGCGCACGCCGGACCACGTCGCGGTTTTCTTCCAGGACACCCGGCTCACCTACCGTGAGCTGGAGGAGCGCTCGGGCCAGCTCGCCGGGTGGCTGCGCGCGTTGGGGGTGAAACCGGGAGACGTCGTCGGCCTCTGCCTGGAGCGCTCCGTGGAGACGCTGGTGTCCGTGCTGGCCGTGATGGCCACGGGCGCGTGCTACGTCCCCATCGACCCCGCCTACCCCGCCGAGCGCGCGGCCTTCATCCTGTCCGACACGCGGGCCCCGGTGCTCCTCACCCAGTCCTGGCTCCAGCGCACGCTGCCCACCGGCGCCTCCGCGCGCATGCTGTGCGTGGACCTGCCGCTGGACGGCGCGCTGGCCCCGGAGCTTCCCGCGCCGGTGAGCGCGGACGACCTGGCGTGCCTCGTCTACACCTCCGGCTCCACCGGCCAGCCCAAGGGCGTGATGCTGGAGCACGGGGGCCTGGCGAACCTGGTGCGCTCGTTCGTGGAGTCGTACGCGCCGTCGGCGGAGGACCGGATGCTGCCGCTCACGTCGGTGGCGTCCGCCAGCTTCGTGGGTGAGATCCTCCCGCTGCTGTGCACGGGCGGCGCGCTGGTGCTGCCCACCGAGGAGGAGATCCTCGACCAGGAGAAGCTCTTCCAGCTCATCACCCGCCACACCGTCACGCTGGTGAGCACCGTGCCCGCGGTCATCGCGGGGCTCAACGCGCGCCTGGAGGAGCTGCCGCCGCTGCGGCTGGTGCTCTCCGGCGGCGAGGCGCTGGTCGCCAGCGACGTGGAGAAGCTGCTCACCACGACGCCGGTGGTGAACGGCTACGGCCTGACGGAGACGACCGTCTGCACGACCTACCACCGCATGACGGTGGCGGACCTCCAGGGCCACGCGTGGGTGCCCATTGGCCGGCCCATCATCAACACGGACGTGTACGTGCTGGACGCGGAGCGCAACCTGCTGCCCGTGGGCGCGGCCGGCGAGCTGTACGTGGGCGGTCGCGGCCTGGCGCGTGGCTACTGGCGGCGCCCGGAGCTGACCTCCGAACGCTTCGTCACCCACCCGTTCCAGCCGGGCGAGCGGCTCTACCGCACGGGCGACCGCGCGCGCTGGCTGCCGGACGGAGTGCTGACGTTCCTGTCCCGCGCGGACGAGCAGGTGAAGCTGCGCGGCTTCCGCATTGAATTGGGCGAGGTGGAGGCCGCGCTGCGCCGCCACCCCGCCGTGCGCGACGCGTTCCTGATGGCGCGTGAAGATGCCCCGGGCGACAAGCGGCTGGTCGCATACCTGGTGCTGTCGGAGCCCGCGCCCACGCACACGGACCTGGGCACCTTCCTGGCCCAGGCGCTGCCGCCGTACATGCTGCCGTCCGCGTACGTGCCGCTGGCCGCGCTGCCCCTGTCCCCCCACGGCAAGGTGGATCCGAAGGCGCTGCCCGCGCCGGAAGGGGCCCGGCTTGAGTCCGCCGTGGCCTACGCTCCGCCCCAGAGCGCGGTGGAGCGCGGCGTGGCCGCCATCTGGCAGTCGGTGCTGAAGGTGGACCGCGTGGGTTTGCACGACAACTTCTTCGAGCTGGGCGGCAACTCGCTGCTCATCGCGCAGGCACACCGGCGGATGCGCGAGGAGCTGGGCGCGGACCTCTCGTTGGTGGACATGTTCAAGTTCACCACCGTGAGCGCGCTGGCCCAGCAGTTGGCGAACAAGGGCGAGGATGCTGGCGCGGCCTCCCAGAAGATCAAGGACGAGGCGGAGCGTCGCAGGGCCGCCCAGGTCCGGCGGCAGCAGACGCGCGGCCGTGGCAGGTAG